The DNA window TCACAAATATCTTATAATTGAGAACCCAATGTTACttgtctcttatccctcggaAAACCAACCATAAATtttaatcacactttcacaagtctcttatcCTTGGAAAACCAATGTTATCGACCACGTCTGCACCAACTCTCTCAACGGTACCAACATATTTAAACTTCACTTTTGACAAATCAACAATCTCATCATATCACTAACCTATTTAGGTTAACTTCTTTGATAGACCAaaaatctcattcatatatttaaccactaatattttttgtttgccAATTAATTTATCATCTTATCCATCGAAAAACCAACCACAAATATCTTATAATTGACAAATCAATGTTACTAGTCTTTTATCCCTCGTCTAACCAATCACAAAtcttaatcacactttcacaagtCTTTTATTCTTGACAACTAATTTTATTGACTTCTTATCCCTCGAAAAatcaaccaccaaatctcaatcgacctcttatccatCGGCAAACCATATATCAATCACATTtttcacaagtctcttatcTCTCAAAAAatcaaccaccaaatctcaattgacctcttaTCCCTTGAAATATCAACCGAACTCTTATCCATCGgaaaaccacatctcaatctcAATATTACCGCGGGTTCTTATCCATCAACAAATCAACCATAAATTGACCTCTCTAATCTTGTAAACTCACTCACTTCTGTACTTAACTATTTCAAACTAATGTTACCGGTCTCTTTTTCCTCAGTaaaaccaaccacaaatcttAATCACACGTTCACACATCTTTATCTCTCTcaacaaatcaaccaccaatctcaatcgatctTTAATCTTGTGATCTCGCGATTCTTTGTTAGCGACCTCTCACACACTTTTACACGTCTCTTATCCTTGTAAAATCAATGTTATCGTTCTCTTATCCctctttaacaaactaaccaccaaatctcaatcaatCTCTTATCCATCAGCAACCCACACCCCAAtatcaatcgacctctaatatcTTGACATCAAAATCATTTGTTATCAACCTCTTATCTCTCGCCAAACCAATCcacaatctcaatcacacttccACACGCTTCTTATCTTTCGGTAAACCAACCATTAATCTACATTTAATCTTTCGAAAAATtaatcaccaatctcaatcaagctttaatctcgtgacttcatactttggtcaatcaaatatatgattcatatattttaaccatcaatATCTCATTTGTTACTGGTCTTTTATCCACacatataatttacttaaatttgtatttGCAAAGATTCGAACTTTTGTCTCGTGTGCAGAAGATGATCACTTTAACCATCCGTTTATgattgatgtattttatttataattttgtataggcatgttgttatatattttgtaactaataaaatttttaaattttaattttatttataaaattcacaaataacaTTGGagcatttttattattaagttaaaactattttattaatataaaaaatattatttacacatcaaatataaattgcagacaaataatcaaaaataataatttatttttatttaaatatattgtaaattaagtttaaaatatattgtttttatatatatatatatatatatatatatatatatataattttaaaaaatggtctatatataatatttatataaattataaaaataatgaatccaaatataattatacatatatatataaatatttatttattttaaaaaaaattatagaataacacttattatgttaatataattagattaattttttattcttaaaatggattaatttgaattgttattgttttatttattagttaaagagagaaatgaaaaaataataaaaaatatatatatttttaaaaaattgtgtagaattattattatatatatattaaaaaaataataaaggaattatgattttaatataatttaaaaaaatatattcttaaaatttattaaatttttaattattaatattgattatatatttcatttattatttataaagataaataaaaaaaaatataaataattttatccgtTTTTTTAACCGTATTCATTCTTTTTACACAATATTCAAATTCACTGTGTCAAGAttaattaagcattattattattattatatatatatatattaatataattataatattttaatcatatattattatataggaTAACATAGACATTGTGAACTCTGATACGGTAAACATAGAGAATTGAATTTGGTTTTAGTTGTAGACtcttatgttttttattaagtGTTCTTGATTTATTAATGGACTTGGGAATTGGATTCTAATAACCTGGTTGGGGACACTAAAGTCTAAAATATTTAGGGTTGAAGTTCATAAGGATCGACAAAAGAAATTAATGTcggttttaaatgaaaataaaaaaaaaatcgatataaaaatattaagttctATTTTTAagattgattttatatataatcgattgaaattattagtaaaaaatatatattagagttATAAATGCAAAATATTAGATAAAGATGCAAACTATATTATTAGtcaaaattgtaattatttacatttagaaagattttaatatttttaaaaattaaattatttgtgagGAATGAGACGATCTATCCATCAAAGCTATAGTCTTCtagagtattttttttatttcacatatattcttaatataatttaagattGTTTGTAATGTTATTGAATCTtgatatattatcatttttgttttataattgtaaaaatctactacttttttattactttataatttatataaaattctgTAAATCgaatttttgaaaacaaaagaaaCTTTTTATccctttataatttatataaaattatgtaaatagtattttttttttttaacaaaaaaaatgtccTTCCAAAtgattagaattattttattatgatgcAATTCATTTTTCTTAGGGTTCAAGTTCATAAGGATCAACAAAAGAAATTGGTGTcggttttaaatgaaaataacaaagaaacaaaatcgataaaaaaaaaatatattaagttctATTTTTAagattgattttatatatagttgaaattcttagtaaaaaatatatattagagttataaatgcaaaatattatataaagatgCAAACCATATTATTAGttgaaattgtaattattaatatttgagaaagattttaatatttttaataattgaatcaTTTGTGAGTAATGAGACAATCTATCCATTAAAGGCTTTTTTATTTCACATGtattcttattataatttaagaTTGTTTGTAATGTTATTGAATCTTGAtatgttttcatttttgttttataattgtaaaaatctacttttttttattcctttataatttatataaaattctgTAAATCGAATTTTCGAAAACAAAAGAAACTTTTTATccctttataatttatataaaattatgtaaatagtattttttttttttaacaaaataaatgtccTTCCAAATGattagattattttattattatgcaATTCATTTTTCTTAGGGTTCAAGTTCATAAGGATCAACAAAAGAAATTGGTGTcggttttaaatgaaaataacaaagaaacaaaatcgataaaaaaaatatattaagttctATTTTTAagattgattttatatatagttgaaattcttagtaaaaaatatatattaaggttataaatgcaaaatattatatgaagatgcaaatcatattattagttgaaattgtaattattaatatttgagaagattttaataattttaataattgaattatttgtgaGGAATTAGACAATCTAACCATCAAAGGTATCTTCTAGAGTAGTTTTTATTTcacttatatttttatgataatttaagattatttgTGGTGTTTTTGAATCTCTAtatgttttcatttttgttgtattttcgtaaaataattattattttttattcctttataatttatataaaattatgtaagttgtattttgtaaaaataaaagaaactttTTATCCGtttataacttatataaaattatgtaattagtatttttttttttttttatcaaaacaaatgTCCTTACAAAGattagattattttattatgatgtaattcattattcataaaataaacaaaaatgtataattaatgtCTATACATCATGGGATAATTAATGTCTATAATCTTTTTCTTGTTCTTACAATTAATAGATTTAAAACATAAGGAATCGTTAGAAGTTTGAAAtgtattatcttttatatatatataattatatatatatataattatatatatatataattatacttaatttttaaacttttcggattgtcgggtcgagagctatgattaatttagatatatatgtgagagtaaatagatatttgggttaGATTGTGGGTTTTCTTTTGGGTAAAACAATTtaatgtcatttcattaaaaattcccaaaaacggggaaaaaaaatcaaatgagtttctttatttttctagaCAAGTCTAGGAAAATTAATTTCGTTACAgtctaaaaacaaataaattataaacaatcatcggaattacaaacaaatttaaattgtgtttatCTCACTAAAAAAATAGCGTCTTTGGTGACTTCCTGATATGATACCTTCCAGTTTCTGCGAAACTTCTAATTATGTTCGTTTTTTGGAGCTCTTCTCCACGTCTGGATGTTCGCGCTACAGTCAGCTACAATATCATCCAATGTCTACTCCAGATTTCTTTGATTCCTCGAGAATGCCCTCGCGTTTCTCTCTTGCCAAATGTTAAAAACTATTGAGTCGAATCCgcatttgaaaatttttgacGTAAACTTTGTGCCATTCGCTTTCTTCATAGACacttccttgatttctttccaGTATCATGGGAATCTGGTCATCTCCATATTTTTTGCAAATTTATTCCAAAGTTTCGAGAAAAATGAACAGTTTCTGAAAAGATGATCAACTGTTTCTTCATTCCCTTCACACAATAGACAACTTGAATCCAGAATTTCTATGTACTTCCTAGCAAAATATCTCATGTTTAGCCTTTCCCGAAATGCAATCAATATGATGAATTTGTGTCTTGGGATAACCTTTGACGACCAGATCAGATTAGATCAATCTACTGTTTGCTCCTTCTCTCGGATGGTGTTCCACACTTTGTTGAAATCATCTTCCCGTTTTCCTTAGCTTTTCATCGGTGTACGTCTGTTCTTTCGTTGAATTGGATGTTACTGATATGTTCGAGAATGCGTCGCCGCACTGGTCTTCGTCTAAGGAGCGAATTTCATAgctcgtctttaatgtctctaacCTTGGTAGTTAGGCAGACCCTCCTGATCCACATGTTTCTGAATTCCTCTTTATTGATTAGCGGTTGGTCTTCAAACCAGAGATCGTACCAAAACAGTGTATTTTTTCCGTCTTCCCGGTTAATGTCAAAAAGTCTTGCAATATTGTTTCTTAGCTTAAGGATTTTCTTTAACGACCATCACATACCTTTGCTTATTTTGGATGTCCAAACGCTTGATTCGTGTTTTACAAACCAGGTGTGGACCTAATCCGCTCGTAAActtcaaacggttaaaaataaaattaaaaatgttaaatgtatgtttcgaacttgcaacctaacaaaacaagtacaacatttaaccaattaggctaataagactttatatttttaatttaacgcCAAATTTGATGTACatgagacattttaataatataagttcaaatttttaactaactaatatatatatatatatataatgatgtttaattttcaaagtatccAGATTTCTGAGTCAAGAGTTGTTATtaatttgagtatatatatgagagtaaatggaatatacttgggtcggattgtgggttgatcttcccataaacttcaaacggtcagaaataaaattaaaaatgttatatgtatgtttcaaacttacaacctaacaaaataagtataatccTTTAGCCAAttagactaataagactttatatttaaattcaacactaaatttgataaacgtgagacattttaacaatataagtttgactttttaattaaccaatctatttgtatatataatgatgtttaattttcaaagtgtccaaattgtcgggttgagagttgtggttaatttagatatatatgtgatagtaaatgtatacttgggtcggattgtgagttgaccagtcaaacggttaaaaataaaattaaaaaataatatatgtatgtttcgaacttgcaacctaacaaaataagtacaatcatttaaccaagtgtgattaacatgtggtttgtcgatggataataGGCTAGTATCAATTAAAAGtggtttaaaaatatgaatcaaatatttgattgactcAAGTATGAGGTCAcaatgttaaatgttaaaaaataaaaattaaatatttgattgatcaaagtgaagatgtaaggtcacgagatgagaggtcattcggaaaaaaatatgtgatgagacatgtgagaagataagttgttttatcgaaatgaataaaatgtggaatgagagtgttctattttttattttaatatattaattttaatttattaagaattttaaacattgaatacatattattatttttttattattaaatttgacatgtggtttgtcgatgGTAATAGGtcggtatcaattgaaaatggttaaaaaatatgaatcaaatattatattgacCTAAGTGTGATGTCAcaatgttaaatgttaaaaaaatataaatcaaatatttgattgaccaaagtgaaagtgtaaggtcacgagatgagaggttcattcggaaaaatatgtgatgagatatgtgacaaaataaattattttatcgaagtgaataaaatgtggaattgttctattttttattttaatatattattcttaacttattaagaatttaaacatttaatacatattattatttttattattaaatttattttatttatattttatccgTGGGTATCGCACGGGAATCttcttagtttaaaaaataatgatagatGATAATTTAAGTggttaaaattttgtttagtaaaaagacttaaaagtattaatatataatgataaaataaaaataataatttaaaataaagaataatttagtattttgattaatgaattaattaaaataaaaatacgaGGATGAGTGAGATAGTGTTTTTTTAATCAGGTTAATTAAATAACCCAAACCGAATAGACCCTTATATAAACCCACCacaaattacttttaaataataaatactccTTGAATGCATTTCTCATTTACTAGAAAATGATGAATTTTCTTGCATTCATCTCTGCATTTGGCATAATAACTATATCTCATTTGTTACACCATGGATTTGTAGAGGCCACTATGACATTTAAGGACTTGTCAAAACCGAAAGGAACGGTTAAAACCATCAAGGTCTCCATCGTTAATTTCTCTTCAATTTCAACATTAAGGTTATAgaataaaatcttttataatCTATGCAGAGTGACAACGGAGATATTATCGATTGTGTTAATATCTACAAACAAATCAGTTTCGACAATCCATCGATTAAAAGATCGCAACTCAATCTTAACTTGGAGAAGCAGGTACATTATACCACATAGGTCCCCTTTGGAAATATTTCCTAAATTCTTGGTTTCTAatctgaattataattttaatcatattataagATTAAACTAGTTAATTATCTTTATAGAGGAAAAGGGATAACTCTTTCCCCAAGAATAAGCTTGTCCAGGGCTGGCATAGAAATGGAGAATGCCCATTTCAAACAGTCCCTATTCTAAGACCCCTTAGACGTCAAACTTCCTCGTTTCAGCCACTTCTAGCCAGCAAGAGTGTTGACATTACGAAACGTGAGGTATGATTatgttattacatttttttcttaaaataaaataataattaatgtaacaaattaaaatgttagCATGCAGTGGTATGGAATCAACAAGGAGCATACTATGGAGCTTCTGCAAAATTCAGTGTTTGGAATCCTCGAACTGAGGAGAATGATTTCAGCTTAACGCAACTTTGGCTTGTAGATGAGGTTCACTCATCGAAATTAAACTCCATTGAAGCGGGTTGGACAGTAAGTACAAAACTCGAAACATTTTACGTCAAAacattattgtatatatatagatagtttaattaatttataatggaATTAATTTCTTAGGTCCATCCCAACTTATTTGGAGACAATAAAACAAGGTTTTTCATATATTGGACAGTGAGTTTTCTCTAGACTCTTCCAATATAATGGGCATTTTTGTAAGATTATTATTGCAATGtgtaaatttgtttattaaccTAGTTAATGGGGGCAATGCAGACAGATTACTATAACAAAACAGGATGTTATAATCTCGAATGCTCTGGCTTCGTGCAAACAAGCCGAACTTTTGCCCTCGGCTCGTCCCTATCATTACCGATTTCCAAATATGACAAGAAATCAAGCGAGTTAAAAGCTTCTGTCTTTAaggtttgaaattgaaatgtcTATGACCATGTTCTTATTcctttaattaacaaaaattggCGTGGCAGAACAAGGAATCAGGAGACTGGTTGCTGGAATTGGACAATGAAGTGATAGGATACTGGCCATACGAACTTTTCGACGGTTTAAATGCGAGCGCCAGTCGAATTTCATGGGGCGGAGAAGTCTATAAATCAAACAGTTCAAGTAAACGACACACGACTACTCAGATGGGCAGCGGACACTTTCCCAAAGAAGGTTACTTAAGAGCTAGTCATATCCGCAATCTTCTAGTCATGAATGAGTTAAACAAATGGACAAGTCCTGGTTGGACGTCTCTTACAAAAGTTATAACAAAGCCTCAATGTTATAGCTTAAAGATTCCAAATACTTTACAAAGGAAATTGGGTTGGGGAGTTCATGTTTACTATGGAGGTCCTGGATTCTCTCCACAATGtccataatttttatatattatacaattatttGGTTGGAATTTGGAATTTggaaatgttttattatattaatggaAATAAGAATGCAATAATAGAATTAAACTCTGAAATTAAAATCGATGTAGTGAGTTTTTCCTAattgacataaaaataaattgatatattttgattatttttttaattgaacaaATCAATTAAATGAAGTATTAATATTAAGTAGCATTGAACCTCTGTGttgtaaaaagaaatatatattttatttttttgttatataaaaagaaaaagaaaacttacctcaattatattttagatataCAAAGagtaaaataaaagataaaatcataatacatttaaaattttaaaatcacaaaATCTCTGTATGTAGGATTTTTGTTTAGATCTATAGTAACGAGCTATGTTAATCCCTAATAGAACAAATTATTTCTCATTAGCGCAGATAGAGATCCAATCCATCGATCAATTCCTATATTTGTATAGAAACAATGTGAATGAACATGTTCAATTAATGGAAGATAACCTCCAAACATTTGATTGTATGATATGTCATCTTCAAATATTAATCATTCACCTCCTACTCCAACAACGATAATATTTCGTCCTATTATGTTAATGTCGTAAATCTGATTTACAAAGAGTTACAACCTGCAACATAGAGTAAGATCGAATATCACAAATTACTACAAGTCAGTTCGATTTCAATTAATCAAAATCCCCCTTAATCCAAAATTGAATAATCAAATTCTTATTATTAAGAATTCAGCAACAATAGTTTACCTCATTATGGATGTCAAATACAAATATTGCCTTCTTTATCGCATCATTTTGTTGAGTCATTCTTGTGTGGCTATTGGTAGTGCATTTTCCACTGAATATTCGTTATCTCCAGGACTAGTATTTACTGAAGAAAGCATAATATGAGGagatagttaaatggtcagttgatgcaatgaaAGAGTTAGAAGACTCTCAAATTCAAGACCTACACTATtaggagtaattcaacatgTAAAGTCAATAAGGTATTGAAGAATAAAGCAGAAAAAAAATCTGAAGACCATGCCTACAAAGAAAAAGTCTACTTGGGAAATATTCAAACAAAGGTAGAGAAATATATTCACAACTCTTCTTTGAAATTCAAGCTACCTTCCAAAGTAGATGAGAAATATATTGAAGACGGTGAGTTTGTGgtggttggaaacttcattgggaaaaatagagtatcattaTCAACTACCAAAAAGGCTTTAATTAAACAGTGGGGAGAAAAAGGATTGAAAAAGTTTCTGTAAACATACATGACTTCTACTTCCTACAGTTTAAAAATggctcaaatttgaaaaaatcatGGATAAAGGGTatacttacataggatcaaattgcatTAAGCTGAAAAAGTGGTCATAAGAGATGAATCTGCAAAGAAAATCAAAGGAAACAGCACATATTTGGTTCAAGCTCTAGAACATTCtagcccacatgtacaatgctgaagtAATTAGTCATTTTTCAAGTACAATTGGGAAATCATTATTATTCCTcccacttttaaaattttaattaaatggttctcaccgtttttccaaaaaaaatacaaggGTTAGAATCTCTCTAAAAGTAACTATTATATGTAGGTAATCGAACATTGGTAGATGAATCGGAAGCAATCTAATGTTAAGCATcattatctatctatatatatatatatatatatatatatatatatatatatatataataatgcttcatTTGAATTTGTtcggtcgagagatgtggttaatttttatatatatgtgagaaaattggatacttaggtcggatcgtgggttgactcaccataaacttaaaacggttaaaaataaaattaaaaatgttatatgcaTGTTTCGaagcaatctaacaaaaacaaataaaatattttaaccaactaagctaataagactttatattttaaattccacacaaaatttgataaacacactacattcataacaatataatatataaggtataagatatggataaaaaaattaaatatatcgTATCGATCCACGCACCTTAGTC is part of the Impatiens glandulifera chromosome 1, dImpGla2.1, whole genome shotgun sequence genome and encodes:
- the LOC124928204 gene encoding uncharacterized protein LOC124928204; amino-acid sequence: MSLRPSVRQIVIYCGVRLYLRNYRLLRRLGLRISLIYYLARNLLIANELDLKNVFLNGDLSENVYMSQPSGLDISGKSDNGDIIDCVNIYKQISFDNPSIKRSQLNLNLEKQRKRDNSFPKNKLVQGWHRNGECPFQTVPILRPLRRQTSSFQPLLASKSVDITKREHAVVWNQQGAYYGASAKFSVWNPRTEENDFSLTQLWLVDEVHSSKLNSIEAGWTVHPNLFGDNKTRFFIYWTTDYYNKTGCYNLECSGFVQTSRTFALGSSLSLPISKYDKKSSELKASVFKNKESGDWLLELDNEVIGYWPYELFDGLNASASRISWGGEVYKSNSSSKRHTTTQMGSGHFPKEGYLRASHIRNLLVMNELNKWTSPGWTSLTKVITKPQCYSLKIPNTLQRKLGWGVHVYYGGPGFSPQCP